The following coding sequences lie in one Apium graveolens cultivar Ventura chromosome 3, ASM990537v1, whole genome shotgun sequence genomic window:
- the LOC141711936 gene encoding uncharacterized protein LOC141711936 yields the protein MADAVEINVQGNEQVVKEELYVKLESKTKTPTETAKEKTEVEFELKPKSLDTDGSKDEEDKQKEHKDIKIKKEKRDGDEEAKKLKDHEEDGSSKKEKKEKKKIKKATKKKRRKMMWENRRKVKRRRKRKKTRRRRNQRMIRKLRRRKRSMIEGKMKHADVEGNDSKDESKKKEKKKDKEKKKDDFQDTEDIEKKKKKDKKEKSEMDEEKEGKKKDKKYKNGETDEEKEGKKKDKKDKKGEKDEEKEGKKKDKKDKKGGKDEEKEGKKKDKKDKKGGKDEEKEGNKKEKEKKDKDENEVEATSREIRIDEENEMSKEEAEKKVEEKVEEGKDKKEKGKKKEKKIKPEGKNKGKDPEKLKAKLEKINSKIEVLLEEKAEILALIKEREEGNHVPA from the coding sequence ATGGCAGATGCAGTTGAAATTAATGTGCAAGGCAATGAACAGGTAGTGAAAGAAGAACTTTATGTTAAACTAGAGAGCAAGACCAAAACTCCCACCGAAACTGCGAAAGAGAAGACTGAGGTGGAATTTGAACTGAAGCCTAAGTCTCTCGACACAGATGGGTCAAAAGATGAAGAAGATAAACAAAAAGAGCACAAGGACATTAAAATTAAGAAGGAAAAGAGGGACGGAGATGAGGAGGCAAAGAAACTGAAAGACCATGAGGAGGATGGCAGCagtaagaaagaaaagaaagaaaaaaaaaagataaaGAAGGCAacgaaaaagaaaagaagaaagatgatgtGGGAAAATCGGAGGAAGGTAAAGaggagaagaaaaagaaaaaagacgAGGAGAAGAAGGAATCAAAGGATGATAAGGAAACTGCGGAGAAGGAAGAGAAGCATGATTGAGGGAAAAATGAAGCATGCAGATGTTGAAGGGAACGACTCAAAAGAtgagtcaaagaagaaagaaaagaaaaaagataaagaaaagaagaaagatgactTTCAGGACACAGAGGATATagagaagaagaaaaagaaagacaAAAAAGAGAAGAGCGAAATGGATGAAGAGAAAGAGGGGAAGAAGAAAGACAAAAAATATAAGAATGGCGAAACTGATGAAGAGAAAGAGGGGAAGAAGAAAGACAAAAAAGATAAGAAGGGTGAAAAGGATGAAGAGAAAGAGGGGAAGAAGAAAGACAAAAAAGATAAGAAGGGCGGAAAGGATGAAGAGAAAGAGGGGAAGAAGAAAGACAAAAAAGATAAGAAGGGAGGAAAGGATGAAGAGAAAGAAGGAAATAAGAAAGAGAAGGAAAAGAAAGACAAAGATGAAAATGAGGTTGAAGCTACCTCGAGGGAAATAAGGATAGATGAAGAAAACGAGATGTCCAAGgaagaagcagaaaagaaagtGGAGGAAAAGGTCGAGGAAGGCAAGGATAAGAAAGAAAAGgggaaaaagaaagagaagaaaatAAAACCAGAGGGCAAAAACAAGGGGAAGGATCCGGAGAAGCTTAAGGCGAAGTTAGAGAAGATAAATTCCAAGATTGAAGTGCTCCTAGAAGAAAAAGCAGAAATTCTGGCGCTGATAAAAGAGAGGGAAGAGGGCAATCATGTCCCTGCCTAA
- the LOC141711938 gene encoding uncharacterized protein LOC141711938, with the protein MADAVEINVQGNEQVVKEELYVKLESKTKTPTETTKEKTEVEFELKPKSLDTDGSKDEEDKQKEHKDIKIKKEKRDGDEEAKKLKDHEEDGSSKKEKKEKKDKEGNEKEKKKDDVGKSEEGKEEKKKKKDEEKKESKDDKETAEKEEKHDEGKMKHADVEGNDSKDESKKKEKKKDKEKKKDEFQDTEDIEKKKKKDKKEKSEMDEEKEGKKKDKKYKNGETDEEKEGKKKDKKDKKGEKDEEKEGKKKDKKDKKGGKDEEKEGKKKDKKDKKGGKDEEKEGNKKEKEKKDKDENEVEATSREIRIDEENEMSKEEAEKKVEEKVEEGKDKKEKGKKKEKKIKPEGKNKGKDLEKLKAKLEKINSKIEVLLEEKAEILALIKEREEGNHVPA; encoded by the coding sequence ATGGCAGATGCAGTTGAAATTAATGTGCAAGGCAATGAACAGGTAGTGAAAGAAGAACTTTATGTTAAACTAGAGAGCAAGACCAAAACTCCCACCGAAACTACGAAAGAGAAGACTGAGGTGGAATTTGAACTGAAGCCTAAGTCTCTCGACACAGATGGGTCAAAAGATGAAGAAGATAAACAAAAAGAGCACAAGGACATTAAAATTAAGAAGGAAAAGAGGGACGGAGATGAGGAGGCAAAGAAACTGAAAGACCATGAGGAGGATGGCAGCagtaagaaagaaaagaaagaaaaaaaagataAAGAAGGCAacgaaaaagaaaagaagaaagatgatgtGGGAAAATCGGAGGAAGGTAAAGaggagaagaaaaagaaaaaagacgAGGAGAAGAAGGAATCAAAGGATGATAAGGAAACTGCGGAGAAGGAAGAGAAGCATGATGAGGGAAAAATGAAGCATGCAGATGTTGAAGGGAACGACTCAAAAGAtgagtcaaagaagaaagaaaagaaaaaagataaagaaaagaagaaagatgaatTTCAGGACACAGAGGATATagagaagaagaaaaagaaagacaAAAAAGAGAAGAGCGAAATGGATGAAGAGAAAGAGGGGAAGAAGAAAGACAAAAAATATAAGAATGGCGAAACGGATGAAGAGAAAGAGGGGAAGAAGAAAGACAAAAAAGATAAGAAGGGTGAAAAGGATGAAGAGAAAGAGGGGAAGAAGAAAGACAAAAAAGATAAGAAGGGCGGAAAGGATGAAGAGAAAGAGGGGAAGAAGAAAGACAAAAAAGATAAGAAGGGAGGAAAGGATGAAGAGAAAGAAGGAAATAAGAAAGAGAAGGAAAAGAAAGACAAAGATGAAAATGAGGTTGAAGCTACCTCGAGGGAAATAAGGATAGATGAAGAAAACGAGATGTCCAAGgaagaagcagaaaagaaagtGGAGGAAAAGGTCGAGGAAGGCAAGGATAAGAAAGAAAAGgggaaaaagaaagagaagaaaatAAAACCAGAGGGCAAAAACAAGGGGAAGGATCTGGAGAAGCTTAAGGCGAAGTTAGAGAAGATAAATTCCAAGATTGAAGTGCTCCTAGAAGAAAAAGCAGAAATTCTGGCGCTGATAAAAGAGAGGGAAGAGGGCAATCATGTCCCTGCCTAA
- the LOC141711937 gene encoding uncharacterized protein LOC141711937 translates to MDKSFVLLFGIVVMCCGAGSTDAIYMKYKDPKQPINVRIKDLMTRMTLEEKIGQMVQIDRSVASSEVMRNYSIGSILSGGGSVPAEKASPEMWVGMINDFQTGSLSSRLGIPMIYGIDAVHGHNNVYGATIFPHNVGLGATRDPILVKKIGAATALEARATGIPYVFAPCIAVCRDPRWGRCYESYSEDHKIVQAMTEIIPGLQGDIPYNSRKGVPFLAGQRKVAACAKHFVGDGGTNKGIDENNTIIDAHGLFSIHMPAYYNSIIKGVATVMASYSSWNGVKMHSNRELITGFLKNKLQFRGFVISDWLGIDRMTTPAHANYTWSIETGVNAGIDMIMVPYNYTEFIDGLTFLVKNKFVPISRINDAVKRILRVKFVMGLFENPLADYSMTKYLGSKVHRSLAREAVRKSLVLLKNGKSDNKPLLPLPKKSSKILVAGSHADNIGNQCGGWTITWQGKSGNITTGGTTILSAVKKTVDPETEVVYQENPNASFVKSDKFSYAIVVVGEPPYAETDGDNMNLTIPETGLNTIKNVCGAVQCVVVLITGRPVVIQPYLPKIDALVAAWLPGTEGQGVTDVLFGDHGFTGKLSRTWFKTVNQLPMNVGDAHYDPLFPFGFGLTTKPTKAT, encoded by the exons ATGGACAAAAGTTTTGTATTGTTATTTGGGATTGTGGTTATGTGCTGTGGTGCTGGCTCAACGGATGCGATTTATATGAAATATAAAGATCCGAAACAGCCTATAAATGTTCGAATTAAGGACCTTATGACCAGGATGACTTTAGAGGAAAAGATTGGTCAGATGGTGCAAATTGATCGAAGTGTGGCCTCAAGTGAGGTCATGAGAAATTACTCTATAG GGAGTATACTGAGTGGTGGAGGAAGTGTTCCAGCTGAAAAGGCATCTCCTGAGATGTGGGTTGGCATGATCAATGATTTTCAGACGGGATCGTTATCATCTCGGCTTGGGATACCAATGATTTATGGGATTGATGCTGTTCATGGACATAACAATGTTTATGGTGCTACAATTTTCCCTCATAATGTTGGCCTTGGAGCTACCAG GGACCCTATTCTGGTGAAAAAGATTGGGGCCGCAACTGCTCTTGAAGCTAGAGCAACAGGAATTCCTTACGTGTTTGCACCTTGTATTGCG GTATGCAGAGACCCAAGATGGGGTCGTTGTTATGAAAGCTACAGTGAAGATCATAAGATTGTTCAGGCAATGACTGAGATCATACCAGGATTGCAGGGAGATATCCCTTATAATTCTCGGAAAGGTGTTCCTTTTCTCGCTGGACA ACGAAAGGTTGCAGCATGTGCTAAGCACTTTGTGGGGGATGGTGGAACAAACAAAGGCATTGATGAAAATAATACCATCATAGACGCTCATGGACTGTTCAGCATCCATATGCCTGCCTACTACAACTCAATTATTAAAGGTGTGGCAACAGTCATGGCATCTTACTCAAGCTGGAATGGGGTAAAAATGCACTCTAATCGGGAACTCATTACTGGTTTTTTGAAAAACAAACTACAATTCAGA GGGTTTGTCATCTCAGATTGGCTGGGTATTGACAGAATGACAACTCCGGCTCATGCTAACTACACATGGTCCATTGAAACTGGAGTGAATGCTGGCATTGACATG ATTATGGTGCCATACAACTATACAGAATTCATTGATGGTTTGACATTCCTGGTGAAGAATAAGTTTGTTCCTATCAGCAGAATCAATGatgctgtaaagaggattttaCGGGTTAAGTTTGTAATGGGTCTATTTGAGAATCCGTTGGCTGACTATAGCATGACGAAATATCTAGGAAGCAAG GTACACAGGTCACTGGCAAGAGAAGCTGTGAGGAAATCTCTTGTGCTGCTAAAGAATGGTAAATCTGATAATAAGCCATTGCTACCCTTGCCTAAGAAGTCCTCGAAGATATTAGTAGCAGGAAGCCATGCAGATAATATTGGGAATCAATGTGGTGGGTGGACCATTACATGGCAAGGGAAAAGTGGCAATATCACAACTG GAGGCACAACAATCCTCTCTGCCGTAAAGAAAACTGTTGACCCAGAGACAGAAGTTGTGTATCAAGAGAACCCCAATGCGAGCTTTGTTAAGTCCGACAAATTCTCTTATGCCATTGTTGTTGTGGGAGAGCCTCCTTACGCTGAAACAGATGGAGATAATATGAATTTAACTATTCCTGAAACTGGCCTTAACACCATAAAAAATGTTTGTGGAGCTGTGCAATGCGTTGTTGTCCTAATAACTGGTCGTCCTGTAGTAATTCAACCATATCTCCCCAAAATTGATGCGCTTGTAGCAGCATGGCTTCCTGGGACAGAAGGACAAGGTGTTACAGATGTTCTGTTTGGAGACCATGGTTTTACAGGCAAGCTCTCGAGGACTTGGTTTAAGACTGTTAATCAGCTTCCAATGAATGTTGGCGATGCACATTATGATCCGCTGTTCCCGTTTGGCTTTGGGCTCACAACTAAACCTACGAAGGCCACTTAG
- the LOC141713977 gene encoding uncharacterized protein LOC141713977 encodes MKSYLKAMSLWEAIESDVEPTLLPQNPTVAQIKKRDEEVAREAKALSCLHSAVSEEIFTTIMSCDTPKEAWTKIKEEFEGNQQTKLMQILNLKREFEMMRMKNNEGVKEYGSRLMSIVNQIKLLGGDFSSQRVVDKLLVTLPERYETKISSLEDTKDLSKLTVSELINSLHAVDQRRSMREEEIGGKNEGLLLAKASSSKGTGNKVQCNHCHKMGHEEKDCWYKGKPQCYKCKKYGHLAKNCRFQNDEERMAQLIEGEPLL; translated from the coding sequence ATGAAATCATATTTGAAAGCTATGAGTTTGTGGGAAGCAATCGAGAGTGATGTTGAGCCAACCCTTCTTCCACAAAATCCAACAGTAGCCCAAATCAAAAAACGTGATGAAGAAGTGGCTAGAGAAGCAAAGGCACTTTCATGTCTACATTCGGCTGTGTCGGAAGAGATCTTTACAACTATTATGAGTTGTGATACTCCTAAAGAAGCATGGACAAAAATTAAGGAAGAATTTGAAGGCAATCAACAAACCAAACTGATGCAAATTCTGAACCTCAAGAGAGAGTTtgagatgatgagaatgaaaaaTAATGAAGGCGTCAAGGAATATGGGAGTAGGTTGATGTCCATTGTTAACCAAATCAAACTACTTGGTGGAGATTTCTCAAGTCAAAGAGTAGTGGACAAACTTTTAGTGACTCTTCCTGAGAGGTATGAAACTAAAATTTCCTCACTTGAAGATACTAAAGATCTTTCGAAATTAACTGTTTCAGAATTGATCAATTCACTTCACGCCGTGGACCAAAGGAGATCAATGAGGGAGGAAGAAATTGGAGGAAAAAATGAGGGACTGCTATTAGCTAAAGCTTCATCCTCAAAAGGCACAGGTAACAAAGTTCAATGCAACCATTGTCATAAGATGGGACATGAAGAAAAAGACTGCTGGTACAAAGGAAAGCCACAATGCTACAAATGCAAAAAATATGGGCATCTGGCAAAGAATTGTAGATTTCAGAATGATGAAGAAAGGATGGCACAATTGATCGAGGGAGAACCACTCCTTTAG